One segment of Choloepus didactylus isolate mChoDid1 chromosome 15, mChoDid1.pri, whole genome shotgun sequence DNA contains the following:
- the HHEX gene encoding hematopoietically-expressed homeobox protein HHEX gives MQYPHPGPAAAAGAVGVPLYAPTPLLQPAHPTPFYIEDILGRGPAAPTPTPTLPSPNSSFTSLVSSYRTPVYEPTPIHPAFSHHSAAALAAAYGPGGFGGPLYPFPRTVNDYTHALLRHDPLGKPLLWSPFLQRPLHKRKGGQVRFSNDQTIELEKKFETQKYLSPPERKRLAKMLQLSERQVKTWFQNRRAKWRRLKQENPQSNKKELESLDNPCDQRQDLPSEQNKGASLDSSQHSPSPASQEDLESEISEDSDQEVDIEGDKGYFNAG, from the exons ATGCAGTACCCTCACCCCGGGCCGGCGGCGGCTGCGGGCGCCGTGGGGGTGCCGCTGTACGCGCCCACGCCTCTGCTGCAGCCCGCGCACCCGACGCCGTTCTACATCGAGGACATCCTGGGCCGCGGACCCGCtgcgcccacccccacccccacgctGCCGTCCCCCAACTCCTCCTTCACCAGCCTCGTGTCCTCCTACCGGACCCCGGTGTACGAGCCCACGCCGATCCACCCCGCCTTCTCGCACCACTCTGCCGCTGCGCTGGCTGCCGCCTACGGACCTGGCGGCTTCGGGGGCCCTCTGTACCCCTTCCCGCGGACGGTGAACGACTATACGCACGCCCTGCTCCGCCACGACCCCCTGG GCAAACCCCTGCTCTGGAGCCCTTTCTTGCAAAGGCCGCTGCATAAAAGGAAAGGCGGCCAGGTGAGATTCTCCAACGACCAGACCATCGAACTGGAGAAGAAATTCGAGACCCAGAAATACCTCTCTCCGCCGGAGAGGAAGCGTCTGGCCAAGATGCTACAGCTGAGCGAGAGGCAG GTCAAAACCTGGTTTCAGAATCGACGGGCTAAATGGAGAAGACTAAAACAG GAAAATCCTcagagcaataaaaaagaactggAAAGTCTGGACAATCCGTGTGACCAGAGGCAAGACTTGCCCAGTGAACAGAACAAAGGTGCTTCTTTGGATAGCTCTCAGCATTCGCCTTCCCCTGCCTCCCAGGAAGACCTTGAATCCGAAATTTCAGAAGATTCTGATCAGGAAGTGGACATTGAAGGCGATAAAGGCTATTTTAATGCTGGATGA